The region CACTTCACCTTTGCAACGTCTTTAAGCCTTACTCCCGGCTTTACAACTATCTGGCGTAGCTCCTCTATCCTCTCGGCCTTTCCCTTTAGCTTCAGGACGAGGGTTCCCTCTCTGTTTATTATGAAGCCGGCGGAGGCGTTCTCGTTGTTCTCTTTTATGGCCTTTAAAAGCTGGTTCAGGCTCACTTTGAGCTGGGCCATTTTCAGGTAGTCGGGCTCTACCTCAACTTCCCTTTTGAACCCTCCGAATACCTCAACGTCTGCTACGTTGGGCAGGTTAAGGAGCCTGTTCTTTATCTGGTTCTCCGCTATCTCCCTGACCTGGGCCATTGTGAGGTGAGAGCCTTTTTTGGGGTAAACGGCGAGAACCATCACCGGGTTTGTGGCGTCGGTCACTTTGAGCACTTGGGGAGGTAGAATCCCCTTCGGCAGGTAGGGGAGGACTCTTGAGAGCTGGTTTGTTACGTCGGTTGCCGCGGCGTCTATGCTCTTAGAGTACTTGAACTCTGCGGTAACTACCGAAACGCCGTCTTTTGAGGTAGACCTTACCAGCCTTACCTGGTCTATGGTTTTCAGCCTTCTCTCTATGGGTGTTGTCACTTCCGAGGCTACGTCTTCTGCGGAAGCTCCCGGGTATAAGGTTACGACTGCAACGGTCGGCCTGTTTGCGTCGGGGAAGAACTTCCTGGGAATGTTTTTAAAACCTAAAACCCCTATGGCGCACAGGAAAAGTAGCAGTGCGAGAACGCCGTGGGGTTTTTTTAGATACCACTCAACGAACCTACCCATTGAACGCCTCCGCAGGGTATCCTCTTCCCAGCCTGTAGAGCTTCAGCAGCTTACTCTCCCTGCCCACCGCAACTTTCTGGCCCTCTCTGAGTTTCCCCAGGACAACGGCTTTGCCGTTTTCCAGCTGAACCACTTTAACCTTAACGGGCTCCACCTTGTCACCTGTGAAAACGAGGACAACCGTTTCCCCCTTTAAGTGGAGCAGAGCCCACACCGGAACGATGAACCCTTCGGAGGGCCTCAAGGGGAGTTTCACCTTAACGAGCTGGTTGGGCTTTAGCCGGGAATTTTCTTTAAGCGCTACCTCTACGGTGTAGAGTCCGCTTTTGGGCTCTGCCGCCGGGTAGAGCTTCGCAACCGTGCCAAGCGGCTTTCCGTTAACCTCAACGGTTCCTCCCTTAACTACAAACCTTGCCTCTTCTGGCGGCAGGTTAACGAGCACCTTCAGGCCGCTTTCGGGGTAGAAAACCTCCATAATCGGCCTTCCGGGAACCGCAACGGAGCCTGGCCACAGGTAGACTTTCTCAACTACTCCGTCTTTAACGGCCCTCACCTTGGTGTAGTTCAGGGAGCTCCTGATGGAGAGGGCCTCCCTTCTCAGAGCCTTTACAGAGAGCTTCAGCTCCTTAATCTTCGACTCTGCCTCCTTCACCTGGGCTTTGGCCCTCGAATAGGCGTTTTCTGCTTTTTCTACCGCCTCTTTCGGAACCGCCCCCCTCTTGTAGAGGAATAGCTCCCTTCTGTATTCCGCCTCTGCGTTCTTTAGGGCGGTTCTTGCAGCTGCCAGTTGAGCCTCCAGGCCTTTCAGCAGCGACTCCTTCGCCTGTGCCTGCCTTTCTACCGAGAGGAGTTTATTTGTAAGCTCCGAAGAGTCCAGCAGAACGAGCAGCTCCCCTTTTTTGAAGCTCTCTCCTTCCCTTTTTGTCACCTTGAGAACGGTTCCTGCCACCTTGGTGGAAATCTGGGCAAACTCCCGGGGAACCACCTTCCCTATGAACTCAACTTCGGGGCAGAGCTTCCCCTTTTCCACAACCGCGTACTCGGCGGGCACGGGATAGCTCTTGGGCGGTTGATAGCTCAGGAGCTCCCTTTTCCTCTTCTCTATCAGGATTTTCCCGGCTATTAAACCTAACGCCACCAGAATCAGTAAAACGGCAAGGGCCCTCTTACCGCTCATCGTTTACCTCCAGAATCGCTTCTATCCGCCTTTTTGCTATGAGCCACCTGTAGTAGAGGGACTTTAGCTGAGCCTCGGTTAAAAACCGCTCCGACTTGGCAAGGAGCAAGTGGTCCATATCCCCCTTGCCGCTTTTGTACTTTAACTGCTCTATCCGCTCCACTTCTTTCGCCAGCGTGAGCTTCTTCCTGTCTGCCTCTATCTGGGATTGGAGCTTTTTAAGCTCCGAAACTGCGTCTGCTATTTCCCTTTTAAGGTCGCGCTCTGCCGCCTTCAGCCTGTAGAGCTTTTGTAAAACTTCTCTGCCGTTTTGTAGAAGCTCGAGCCCCTTTCTACCTGCGGTAAAAACGGGGAAGCTCACAACCACCGAGGCCTCTCCGTAACCTTCGTTCTCCCCCGAGTCCAGCCCGTAGTTCCTCAGGTACTTGGCCTCTAACGATAGCTTCACTCCGAACTTGGCTTCAACAACTCCCCTTTCGGCCCTTGCCGCCGAAACCTCCCTTCTCAGAGACTCTATCCGGCTGTTCCTTCTAACGGCTTCTCTATAGAGCTTTTCAATACTCGGCCTTTCGGGCCGGTAGGTAAACTTCACCTCTTCTACCCCTTTAACTTTTCTTCCGACAAGGGCCGAGAGGGCCTCAATCAGTGCTTCCTTTCTGGCCCTTACAGACTCAAGCTCTCCCTCCACCTCCTTCAGCCTGTACTCAACTTTTAGAAGGTCCACCTTTGCAAACTTTCCGACTTTAACTCCCGCCTCTGTGTCCTCCCTGAGCTTTAGAAGGCTTCTCCTGTAGTCTTCAAGGGCCGCCTCTTGGGCTTTAAGGGCAAGCACAGAGAGGTAAACCGAGTCAACGTTAAACTTCAGTTGCCACTTGGTTGCCCTCTTCAAAGACTTCAGGGCGAGTTTTCTCGCCTTTAAAACCTTCACCCGGGCCGGTATTGAGCCTCCCGTGTATAGGGGAACCCTCAGGGAGAGCCCGTAGAAGGCCTTTCTGCTGTCGAAGGGGGGTTGATTGAGGGGAGTCGGAAGGTGGGAGAGGGGAACCAGCATGTAGTTCCTGTTGTAGGTTGAGTAGCCTCCGTTTAACTCAACTGTTCCCCACCTCTGCCTTTCAACCGTTTTTTGTTGGAGTTTAAGGCTCTCCTGCGTTTGCTCGAGCTCTTTTACGAGGGGGTGTTCAAGCTCTGCAAGCCTTTCGGCCTCCTTCAGGGTTATGCCGAAGGCCGCAGGTGTTAAAAGGAAAAAAAGGAGGAGCGTTTTTAGCATTGCCTCTCCGAAACTATTCGGTTTTTATTATACTTAACTAAATTCTAATATCTGGATAAATCTCTCATTTAAGTTTAAAATAACCACCACAGTTGCACATTGAGAAATGTCAACGGCCGGGGGTTGTGTTGAACCTGCTTGAGGTATCGGGAGTCTCTTTCTTTCTCACCTTTGTCTTTGCCCTCGGCGGGCTCGGCTCTGCCGCCGCCCTGATACCAACCCTCGTTTTCCTCGGGGTCCCCTTCCCGGTTGCAAGGCCCGCAGGCCTTTTCGCAAACTTCATCTCTACCTTTTCTGCAACGGTTCACAACCTCAGGGCGGGGCTCGTAGATTTCTCCCTTGCGATTCCCATACTCCTGCCGGCAGTTCTTCTCTCTCCGGTTGGGGCTTACGCCTCTACCGTTTTACCCGAGAGGGTGGTGGGTGCGGTTTTCACCCTGTTTCTCTTCTTTGCCGGTTTAATGGTTTACGTTCCAAAGAGAGAGCTGTTTGATGCAACCGGTTACAGGTGGTATCCGCCCCTTGTTGGGGCCCTTGCCGGCTTTATATCGGGGCTCCTCGGGATAGGCGGAGGAGCTCTCATCTCTCCTATGCTCGTGATTGCGGGCTATAGCCCTAAGAAGGTTGCTCCGGTTACAGCTTTTGCCGTTGTTTTCTCTTCGGTTTCGGCCTTTTTGGCCTACTTGAAGCTCGGCAGCGTCGACTGGAAGGTTACGCTTGCCGTTGCCCTGCCGGCCCTTTTTGCCGGTTACCTGGGAGCTTTCGTTACCCACCGCTTCCTTACCGCCGCTCAGGTTAAAAGGATTTTAGGTATTATTTTCTTTATCCTCGGTATTAAGTTTGCTACAAAGTTCCTTTAAAGGAGGTGAGTATGGCCCTTGCAGATGTTCTGAGGCAGATGGACATCAACTGGCTCAGCGAGAGTAACCACAAAATCTCCCTCGAGGCCTTCCTCGAGAAGTGGAAGAGCGGAGAGGCCATTTTGCTCGACGTTAGAACGGAAGAAGAGGCTCAGCTCGTTAGCCTCGGCAGCTTCGGCATAAATATCCCCCTCAACCAGCTTCCCGACCGTAAATCAGAGATTCCTACCGATAAGCTGGTCTGTACAGTCTGTCCTGGTAAAATAAGGGCAGCTATAGCTTACGCTTTTCTTGTAGGGGAAGGGTTTAAGAACGTAAAAGTGCTTGCCGCTTCTCCTTCCGATATCGTAGACGCTCTTAAACCCGGCTTTGTAAAGAAATTGAGGGGGTAGGGTGAAGTTTGAAAGATTCTCCGAGGCTGTAAAGATACTCGGCGATAGAACCCGTTTAAGGCTCATTCGCCTTCTCATGGAAAGGCCCGTTTTCGTGTGTGAGGCCTCTGCGGTTTTGGGCCTTTCCACGCCTACCGTTTCTGTTCACTTCTCTAAGTTGAAGCAGTTCGGCTTTGTTAAGGATAGAAAAGAGGGGCAAAAGGTGATGTACTCGCTGGCTGAGCCTCCCGACCCGTGTTTGAAGCTCGTTTTGGAGGGAGTGCTTCAGTACCTTAGAACTTCCGATGAGTTCGACGAGGATATAGAGAGGCTCAAGTCGGTGGACATCTCTAAGGTTTGCCCCTACGAAGGGGGGAACAGTGAAGAGGAAAACGCCTGAAGAGGTAGTCAGGGAGATTTTCTTCGACAACGAAAAGTTCGCCCGGGCAAAGGGGAGGGAGTTCTTTGAGGCCCACATTGAGGCTCAGAGCCCGGTTATAACCCTTGTGACCTGTTCCGATTCGAGGGTCCACCCGACGGTTTTCTCCGAGAAGCTCATCGACAGAGTTTTCGTAATCAGGAACATCGGCAACCAGATAGAGAGCTCTGCAGGTTCGGTGGATTACGGCGTAATCCACCTTCAAACGCCCGTTCTGCTGATTCTCGGCCACGTTAACTGCGGTGCTGTTAAGGCTTTCCTCAAGGGCTACGCCGATGAATCTCCCTTTATAAGGAACGAGCTCAACCACCTCTGTATTCCCGTTTCTCCCTTTAAGGGAGAGGGTAACTTTGAAGTTGCCTGGAGGGAAGCCGTTGAGTCGAACGTTCACTGGCAGGTAAGGGTGGCCCTTGAGAGGTACGGACTCCTGATAAGGCGGAACAGGCTTGCCGTTATAGGCGCCATTTACGACTTTGCAAACTACTACGGTAGGGGTTTTGGCCGTATAGTGGTTGTTAACGTTAACGGTATAAGGGAAAGGGAAGCTCTGTTGAAGCACCGGGCCCTCTCTTTACTGCCCGAAGAACTCCGTAGAGAGGTGGTAGTTTAAGGCTTACCTGTAAGAGTGGGCGATTTTCTCCCACTCTTCGAGCTTTGAAGGGTTGTTTTCCAACTCCAAAAGCTCCTTTATTGTTAGCGGGACTACTCCGAACAGCTTTACCTTTTCCTTCTTTTTCTGTGGTAACTCCTTTGAAGTAACCAGTATGGGAACGGTGAACCTGCCTCCTATGCGCCTTGCAAGGCTTCCCACGCGGAAGGCGTGGTCTTCCAGGTTGAGGTTTGTTAGCTTTCCCGACTTACAGGAAAAGTAGTAGAGGGTGTTATTCCTAACGGCGGTAATGTCTATCTCGTTTTTTAACTCCCTCTTTTCTCCGATGCCGTAGTTTATCTCTATCTCCGAGAGAACCTCGTGGAACAGGCCGCTTTGCTCAAGGACTGCGTAGGTTAGGAACTCTAAAATCCAGCCTTTCTTCTTTACTATTTTCATCTCTT is a window of Thermovibrio ammonificans HB-1 DNA encoding:
- a CDS encoding rhodanese-like domain-containing protein → MALADVLRQMDINWLSESNHKISLEAFLEKWKSGEAILLDVRTEEEAQLVSLGSFGINIPLNQLPDRKSEIPTDKLVCTVCPGKIRAAIAYAFLVGEGFKNVKVLAASPSDIVDALKPGFVKKLRG
- a CDS encoding efflux RND transporter periplasmic adaptor subunit, yielding MSGKRALAVLLILVALGLIAGKILIEKRKRELLSYQPPKSYPVPAEYAVVEKGKLCPEVEFIGKVVPREFAQISTKVAGTVLKVTKREGESFKKGELLVLLDSSELTNKLLSVERQAQAKESLLKGLEAQLAAARTALKNAEAEYRRELFLYKRGAVPKEAVEKAENAYSRAKAQVKEAESKIKELKLSVKALRREALSIRSSLNYTKVRAVKDGVVEKVYLWPGSVAVPGRPIMEVFYPESGLKVLVNLPPEEARFVVKGGTVEVNGKPLGTVAKLYPAAEPKSGLYTVEVALKENSRLKPNQLVKVKLPLRPSEGFIVPVWALLHLKGETVVLVFTGDKVEPVKVKVVQLENGKAVVLGKLREGQKVAVGRESKLLKLYRLGRGYPAEAFNG
- a CDS encoding ArsR/SmtB family transcription factor; amino-acid sequence: MKFERFSEAVKILGDRTRLRLIRLLMERPVFVCEASAVLGLSTPTVSVHFSKLKQFGFVKDRKEGQKVMYSLAEPPDPCLKLVLEGVLQYLRTSDEFDEDIERLKSVDISKVCPYEGGNSEEENA
- a CDS encoding sulfite exporter TauE/SafE family protein — protein: MLNLLEVSGVSFFLTFVFALGGLGSAAALIPTLVFLGVPFPVARPAGLFANFISTFSATVHNLRAGLVDFSLAIPILLPAVLLSPVGAYASTVLPERVVGAVFTLFLFFAGLMVYVPKRELFDATGYRWYPPLVGALAGFISGLLGIGGGALISPMLVIAGYSPKKVAPVTAFAVVFSSVSAFLAYLKLGSVDWKVTLAVALPALFAGYLGAFVTHRFLTAAQVKRILGIIFFILGIKFATKFL
- a CDS encoding carbonic anhydrase; the protein is MKRKTPEEVVREIFFDNEKFARAKGREFFEAHIEAQSPVITLVTCSDSRVHPTVFSEKLIDRVFVIRNIGNQIESSAGSVDYGVIHLQTPVLLILGHVNCGAVKAFLKGYADESPFIRNELNHLCIPVSPFKGEGNFEVAWREAVESNVHWQVRVALERYGLLIRRNRLAVIGAIYDFANYYGRGFGRIVVVNVNGIREREALLKHRALSLLPEELRREVVV
- a CDS encoding TolC family protein yields the protein MLKTLLLFFLLTPAAFGITLKEAERLAELEHPLVKELEQTQESLKLQQKTVERQRWGTVELNGGYSTYNRNYMLVPLSHLPTPLNQPPFDSRKAFYGLSLRVPLYTGGSIPARVKVLKARKLALKSLKRATKWQLKFNVDSVYLSVLALKAQEAALEDYRRSLLKLREDTEAGVKVGKFAKVDLLKVEYRLKEVEGELESVRARKEALIEALSALVGRKVKGVEEVKFTYRPERPSIEKLYREAVRRNSRIESLRREVSAARAERGVVEAKFGVKLSLEAKYLRNYGLDSGENEGYGEASVVVSFPVFTAGRKGLELLQNGREVLQKLYRLKAAERDLKREIADAVSELKKLQSQIEADRKKLTLAKEVERIEQLKYKSGKGDMDHLLLAKSERFLTEAQLKSLYYRWLIAKRRIEAILEVNDER